CTTTGATAACCCATTTTAGGATATAGCGGAGTGGACATTTTGCTGAAGCGCAAGAGGGTAGGAGTGTAATAAAGAGAATGATCATTAAAAAAGAGAATATACGATGAGTGAAGAGATGGATTTCGAATTAATTTGTGAATACTATTCGCAGTTGGACAGGCAGGGGCCAGGAAGCAAAGAGACCACCTTAAAAGCCTTAGATTTTATCGGACCATTGTCTGAAAATGCAAAAGTGACGGATTTGGGATGTGGTACAGGGGGCCAAACGATTACTTTAGCGGAAGCATTGCCTTGTAATATTACAGGAGTAGATATTTTTCCTCAATTTTTGAATAAGTTAAACGATCAAAGTGAGTTGCATGGATTATCGAAGCGTTTGCATGCGGTGCAAGGCTCTATGGAGGATCTTCCTTTCGATAAAAATTCATTGGATTTAATCTGGTCCGAAGGAGCGATCTACAATATCGGTTTTGAACAGGGACTTCGTCTATGGCACGAATATCTGAAAGTGGGGGGATATGTGGCAGTCACAGAGATCTCTTGGCTCACAGAGAATCGTACTGAAGAGATCGAGACCTATTGGAATGGTGCTTATCCAGGTATCGATACTATTCCCAATAAAATGCAGCAACTTCAGTCTGCTGGATATATTCCTGTTGCTTCGTTTGTGATTCCAGAGAGTTGCTGGTTGGAGAATTATTATGGAGCCCAAAAAGAGGTGCAGGAGTCTTTCTTGAAAAATCATACCTCGAATC
The Prolixibacteraceae bacterium DNA segment above includes these coding regions:
- a CDS encoding class I SAM-dependent methyltransferase; the encoded protein is MSEEMDFELICEYYSQLDRQGPGSKETTLKALDFIGPLSENAKVTDLGCGTGGQTITLAEALPCNITGVDIFPQFLNKLNDQSELHGLSKRLHAVQGSMEDLPFDKNSLDLIWSEGAIYNIGFEQGLRLWHEYLKVGGYVAVTEISWLTENRTEEIETYWNGAYPGIDTIPNKMQQLQSAGYIPVASFVIPESCWLENYYGAQKEVQESFLKNHTSNPNAIKLIEEQREEEALYRKYKDYYGYVFYIGKRVG